The Petropleomorpha daqingensis genome includes a window with the following:
- a CDS encoding metal-sulfur cluster assembly factor, with protein sequence MTSGPAPEWAVRALSDVYDPCCREKGISVVDMGLLRSVAVHDGHARVELLLTSGWCPFAARVLTDVEEAIGAQPGIDSCEVEIVWDETWTPDRMSASATRALRFLPDPVAVGDRDAYLSRLTRGAQP encoded by the coding sequence ATGACGTCCGGTCCCGCGCCGGAATGGGCGGTCCGCGCCCTGTCCGACGTCTACGACCCGTGCTGCCGCGAGAAGGGCATCTCGGTGGTGGACATGGGCCTGCTGCGCTCGGTCGCGGTGCACGACGGCCACGCGCGCGTGGAGCTGCTGCTGACCTCGGGCTGGTGCCCGTTCGCCGCCCGGGTGCTCACCGACGTCGAGGAGGCGATCGGCGCGCAGCCCGGCATCGACTCGTGCGAGGTCGAGATCGTCTGGGACGAGACCTGGACCCCCGACCGCATGTCGGCGTCGGCCACCCGCGCCCTGCGCTTCCTGCCCGACCCGGTCGCCGTCGGCGACCGCGACGCCTACCTGTCCCGCCTCACCCGAGGAGCCCAGCCATGA